The genomic interval TGTTCTGGTAGATTTTGCACTTCAACCGCATAGTTGCAAGGACTGTATTTTAACAGCCTCAAGGCTATCTAATGATTATTACAATTATCGTAATTATTATCTAAATGCATGGATATATATACCTGCAGAGTCATCAATATTTTGGATATGAGCAGGGCAGGTGGTAATTCTTTATGGCTGAAAAGTATCCCCTTGACTTTGAGAAAAAGTTGAAAAAATCGAATGACGATTATAGAACGGGGGTTGAAAACGGAACGATAGACGAAGTTTCAATAATCTCTCCAGAAAAGAAATCTAAAAACGAAACAATACGGGAAGAGTTTATAGAAAAGAAATTCTGGTTCAAAAGGATATTAAATTGGCAAAATATCAGGAAAAAGTCCATCAGCATAGTAAAAAGGATATAAGACTGTAAGGCTCTCACTTTACTTTAAGCTTCATAGAGTTAGTGGTAAACAGCTCTATTTCTACATGCGATCCTTCCCGGAGATTGAACCTTTCAGGCATTATCCTAAATCAAATAATTATACAATCATTTTTAAATATTTAACATACCTATTTTTAGGATAGGCTTTTAAACTATGACATTAATATTATAATTAAGAAACGTTATCGGTATAAGTATGTAAGGATTATTTAAACCAAAATTAATATTAAAATGATTATTTATTCATAATCACAATCATGGAACAGAACATTTATTCGGAACCTGCCAACAATCTGGGCTGCAGATATCGTTTCACCTGTGGAGCGGTAAAGTGCCCCGGAATCGAGGTCATATCCAAACCCCCATGTTATATAGATAAGTTCAGCCGGTATCAGCCCGATAATGAAGCTCCCAAGTATCATAGGGATTGGGAAGAGGTCAATAGAATTACCTGGAGGGAGGTTTTAAGCCTTCAAGAATCCTGGATTTATTCACTCCTTATTATCATAATTGTTGTTTTTATATTTATGGTAATGCTCCTTATATACGTTTTATTAAAGTCTAAACGATATTATTAATCTCCTGCCTCAACTCTCCCAGCGTGGATTTACGCTCTGCGAATGCGTTGTGGCGGTGGATGCTCTCCTCATTTATCTGTTTGATTATGATAATCGAATCATCGGGCAGCTCAGAAAATTCCGTGACGATTTTCTGTGCCATGGTGCGTACGCAGTCTTCCACGAATTTGGGATTCTTATGCGCCCTTTCCACGACTGCAGCTTCATCCGACCTCTTTAACAGCTCAAACATCTGTGAGCTCATGGAATTCTCTATGATATCGATTATTTTATCCAATGAAACAAAATTGCTGTCGTGAACCTCTATCGAAATAACCCCGCGCCCCCTCTGGTTATGTGTGGGCATGGGCACACGGTTTAAGAATTTTTTAATAACATCATTTCCCACGCCGAGACTTACCAATTCCTTTTTTGCCTTATCCCTCATGATTTCCTGGGCGCAGGGGCATGCAGTGATTCCGAGCACTTCAGCCCCCACAAGCTTCCTTACACTGAGGTTATTGCCCCGAATTGCCTTCGCCTCAGCGAAGATATTTACAACTTCCTGGCATTTTATTTTCGTCTGCGGGGTTTCCCTTTTGAGAACATATTCGCTTTTCATCCTGACCTCGGCGTTTAAAGCGTATTCATGCCTGCCGATGAGCCGCTTTGCTACCTCGCCGCATAGATCCTCAATCTCATACACGGGAGAGGCAATCATTTCCTCAAGCACTTCGTCTATGGCTTCAAAATTTCTTGAGAGATTCGCACCTTTGCGATCCGAGGGGAGATCCACAAAAATATCAAACGTGGACAGAAGCACAATGGGGCGTTTGTTTTTTCTTGCCACTTCAACAAGCTTCTTGACGTCTGTTACTCCCACGCGCGTGAGTGTAATGGGAATCTCAGGCTGGTTTGCCTGGATGTCAGGGAGGTGAATGACAGGAAGTTCCATTAGATATTGTCTCCAGAATGTTATAACCTGTTTCCAAGGTTCAAAGGAACATATTGATACGCTTTATTATTAAATTATTGCTATTTGAATCGCTATTATGTGAAAGCTATTGTAGAGTCCTGAAAGTTTTGACTCTATAAGGCTTCCCCATCTTTTTAACTTTTTCTTTAAACAATCAGGAATTCTCAAAACTCCCCGAGCGTCTTCTGACCTTTCTCTTCCATTAAATTCGCCACCCTTACACCCACTCTCCTAAGAGTAACCGGATTCTCTGCGAGAAAAAGCTTTGCAAGCTGCCGAGCGCTCTCCTTTATTGCATCGCTATCCTTCGCAGGGGCTTCAAGCATGTGGGTCTTTGTCCGGGTTTTAAAATCTGTGGAAATCGCCACAAATGTAATGGATCTGAAGCTGAGCTTCCGCGCTTCAAGCTTCCTGTAAACATCCTTTGAAAGCTCGTCGATGACACCAAATATGACATTTGAATCATTGGTATCTTCCTTAAGCGTGGTTATCCTCCCTATCTGCTCCGTGCCTTCCCGCTCCTCTACAGTCGAGTCATCTATGCCCTGCGATGCCTGTTTTAACCATACTCCTTTTGCCTGTCCGAATTCCCGGACGAGTTCGTCCGTTGAAAGCTTTGAAAGCTCGTCGATGGTCTTTACCCCAAGCTCGTTCAATCTCTCTCCGGTCTTTTTTCCCACACCCACGAGGTCTGTGACTTTTAGTGGAACCAGGAACTTCAGAACTTCATCCGGCTTCACCACAGTCAATCCATCCGGCTTCTGGTAATCGGAAGCTATCTTGGCAACAAGTTTGTTGGGCGCCACGCCAATCGAGCAGGTCAATCCGACTTTGTGTTTGATTTCCTCTTTTAATCGCAGGGCACGCGATTTTGCCTCGTCAAAATCCGAAACCTTTCCTGTAATATCGCAGAATGCCTCGTCCACACTCTCTTTTTCCAGCACATCGCAATAGCCCCGCAGTATTTCCATTATTTCATCCGAGATGCTGCGGTAAAGCTCCATGTTCACGGGAAGGAATACTGCATCAGGAGCAAGCTTTTTTGCGCGATATATCGGCATCCCGGCTTTTACCCCGAATTTTCGCGCCTCGTAGTTGCTCGTGCTCACCGCGCCGCTGTCCTGGCTGCGACCTGAATATACGCATATCACAACGGGCTTGCCTTTTATCTCTGGGCGCTCTCGCTCCTCACACTGGGCGAAGAAGTAGTCCATGTCAACGTGCAGGATGATTCTGGGATTGTCGTTGGACATCGTGTAAGAAATGGCGGTGAGATGATATAAATGTCGAACTCTTTAGATTTTGATTAGCTCCATCTCTAAATCTTCTTCTTTCATTCGTTTCTTGAGATATTCCCTGTCTAATTTATCTGAATAAACTCCAACAAGAACCTGCGCCTGCTCGCAATCATACTGTGATTTCCAGTGCTTGCAAGCATTGAGTCTATCAACTATCAAATCCTCGATGGAGAGAATACGAATTAACTTTCCTTCATGCATGATTTCATTTACGCGCCTGCCTTCAGTAGAGTCGCCTACAATCTCAATACCAATGTCTTTTGTATAGAACCAATGGCGCCCAATCTTTGAAAACCCCATCTTCTCAAGTACTTTTTCAAGTGAATCCCTGTCTGCAAGCAAATCAATGTCTATGCTTTTGCAGGTTCCTCGTGTATAAAATTCCACGGCGCTGCCCCCGACTAATACAGGTTTCTTGTTTTTTGGGAGCTTTTCGCTGATTTCTGCTAAAATCCCGAATTTACTGCTTAATTCTTCCAAGGTAGAACCTCTTTGATTTTATTTCCCTGAAAAATAACCCCTTCTTTTACGCGAAGCTTCGCTATCTCGATGAACATTTGAACTTCTTCTGGCTTCCTTGGTTTTGTGCGGATGGCGGTCATAATTTTGTATGATAAAATTAATGCAGAGGAGTATAAGGATTTCGTATTCATTTAAGAATTGGCGGTCAGGGAATATAAATTTGATATACCCGTAATTTGCGCGCAACTTTGAGCAAGACCTGACGACTTATCGACAGGATTTACAGGATTGACTGGTTATCCCCACATTGCGGCTTATTTTTAATACGGCTTGCGCAGCGCTCGTATATACAAGTTCTTGCATGTACTAATGTTTTTAAGGTTGAAAAATAATCTTTTGGGTATTATGATACCAGGAAGTAAGCAATCTGAGGATGTGAAATCGCGTAAAGATGGAACAATACCTCCTTTTCATCCGGATTTGCAATCAGAAAAGCATGTACGTTGTAAACATTGTGGTGAAACCTATAAGGAAAAAGAAATAAAGTGGGATCCAATAAGTGGTAAGTGGGTCTGCAAGCATCATCCCAAATGTGATGGCGCGGGTTGGCTTCCATTTTAAAATTTGTTTTTCTGCATTTCTTTGTGCCAGCATGTGCGATTAAATGAATGGGTAAATAGTGTATTAAGAATATGACAGACGAAAAAAAAGAATCTGATATTATAAAATTATTGAAAATGATTCATGACGCTTTGTTTTCTCCATCTCCACATGATGACCTGTATAAACCATCAAAGTTAATACCAGGAATGGTTTTTTATTATTTGATTACAATTATAGTCGTGATTGTGGTTATCTACCTTGCGTTAAGGTCCATTGGTTTCGATTGGAGTTCATTGGGGTTTTGAATAAAAGTAACGGTCGCTTAACTGCATCGAGTTTGAAACTGCTGACGAAAGAGGAGGCGCTGGCGGGTTTGAATGAGATGATACATGGAGTGGAGATGCTTCGCCTGAGTTGTATGCGGAGATATTGAGGGCGGTGAAGTGAATCTACATTTCTAATGCTGACAAATTGCACAATATCTTATTTATAAACTTAAGCAAATATTCATATAGAGACATGGCTCTATTATTGGGCGATGGAGTCCTTAGATATTATAGACAAATATATTGAATTAAAAAATCTTCAAATAAAGTATACACCTTTTGAAATCATAGAATTGGGGGTGGGAAAACTTGTAAAAGAAGAAGAAAATTCAGTAATATTAGATTTTACGATCGACCAATATAACATAGATAATTTAAAACATTCAAGCGAAAGGCTCATAGATATTGATGGGGAAAAATACGAATTTGAAATACTAAGTTTAGATAAAAATCATATTGCAATAAGAGTCTCTGGGTATAGCGGTATACCAAATGAAGCAAAGCTCCTAATAGACATGAGCTTCATTTTTAAAAAACAGAAGGAAGTACTTGAAGAATTAAAAAGCGATAATTTCTCTATTCTCAGAGAGCAGCTATTTGGGAATAATAAAATTAAGGGTGGAGAGGGAATAGAGCTTATTAATAAAAGTGAACAATTAAACAAGTCGCAAAAAGAAGCAATTTCGTATGCTATAGGCGTGAAGGATTTATTTTTGATATGGGGACCGCCTGGCACCGGAAAAACGACACTGGTTCCAGAAATAACGAAGAACTATTGCGACCTTTGGCAAAAAAACAATACAGGACTCAAGATTCTATTATGCGCGTGGACAAACACTGCAGTAGACAATGCAGTAAAAAAACTCTATAAAGAAAACTACAATGTTGTACGGTATAGGAATGGAGTTATAAGGTACGGAAAAGGAACTACATTAAACAAAGACGAGTATAAAGAAGTTTTATATGATTATCAGGAAAAAGAATGCATAGACAGAATTGAAAAAGAATATGCTTCAAAGCTAATCCCTCTCGAATCTACTAAAAGAGAGACATTACAGAAAATCAAAGACTTTGAAACTGATGTCATAACGCATGAAAACGAATTATCAAAGTTGAGAAATGAATGCAGTGAACAATTAAAAGCCATGTACAACCAAATGGATTTTTATATAAGGAACTTAAAAGAATCATTAATATCCCTTTTTCAAACTGAAATATCTCAAATAAAAAATCAAATCGTTACCTTAGAAAATGCCCTCGCAAATTTTGAGGTCGAATATAAAAATACAGTGAATTTCATTGAAGAACTTAGCAAAACAATTAGACAATATGAAATTGTTATAAATGATTCTAAAAATGAGATTAATAAATTAGAACAGAAGAAAGTCGAGTGTAGAGATATTTTAAAAGCTGCAGAAGACTATTTGTATTTCATAAAACAAAACAAGTGGAAATATATCGCTTATCGTGCGGGTGTTTATTCTTCCTCGTTTTTAATCACACTTGAAAAATATGGGTTACATAAAAAAGATTATGATACTGTTCTCCTGTACAAAAATGATGTGGAACAAAAGTTAAAAGTTTTAGATTTGAAACAAAAAGAATCTATTATCAGCAAAAGGAATAAGGAAGAATTGAAAATCGGAGCTGAAAGACTTTTAGATGAAAAAAGAACAATAAGAGAATCTTCAGAGATTAAACTAAATCAATTAAATGAAAATGTGAAAAGTGAAAACAATAAATTAGATTCTTTATCAAAGAATTTAATATTAGTTGAAAAAATGAATTCTGGAGACTATCCGTATGTTGAAAATTATTTTGAATTAATCAACGACAAGGCAACTAAAGACAAATTGCTACAACTTCAAAAAAACATCAAAAAAATTATAACAAAAATCGAAAAACTGCAAAAGGAAAGCTCATTTGATATTAAAGAAAATGAAGTTAAAATTAAAGCATTAAGAGACATTATTTTGAATCTTAACAGAGAATTGGAGCCTATCGAAAAAAATATAAAATCTTTGGAGACTGAGAAAGCAGAGAAGTTAGATAATATAACAGCTTTGGTTTTAAAGCGTTATGATGTAATCGCAACAACGATTTTTGAAACACCAAAGATTTTCAAGCTAATCGAATTTGATCTGACTATAATGGACGAAGCTGGTTCCGTAGAGGTCCCAAGCGCACTAATTCCTATGATTCAATCAAAAAAAGTAATTTTTTTAGGCGATCATAAACAACTTCCACCAGTTATAAGGGAAGACAAAAGGTACGTGGGACCCTTTTTAGATGAAAATCCAGAAATGAGACAAAGCATATTCGAACTTCTTTATAAAAAAGTCGGCTCTAACAACAACTGTGCAAAAATGCTTAAAGAGCAGTACAGAATGCAGAAAAACATAGCCGATTTCGTTAGTATGATTTTTTATGACAATGAGTTGAAGACTTCAGATAATATCAAAACTAATTTTGATTTAAAGGATGGATTAGATAAAATAATTGGCAAAGAACCTCAGATGATTTGGTTTTTACGTGAATATTGGAATGAAAAAGATGGGGGATCATGGAAATGCAAATATGAAGTGAATTTAATAAAAAACATTGTGGCTAATTTTAAGAGAGCATATGGTGATGAAATAGCTAATGAAATTGCAGTAATTACACCATTTAAAGGGCAACATAAGTTAATAAAAAAAGAATTACCTGAAATAGAATGTGGCACAGTACATAAGTATCAAGGACAAGAGAAGGGGATAATAATATTCTCACCTGCCGAATCCAATAAGTTCGGCCCGTTATTTACAGGTAATAAAGGCAGAACGCTATTAAATGTGGCAGTCTCAAGGACTCAACAAAAATTCATAATGATAGGTAGTAATAAAATTAAAAAAATACCACATTATGGACAACTTTATGCCCACATAGCAAAGACGGGCTTGATAATAGAAGATATAATAAAAGATTATGACCCGCATTGCACTTGCCCAATTTGTGGGAAGATGCTAGATAATCCATCTTATGAATTTTGTTTTGGATGCGGGCAAATAAAAAAGTTACAAAATAAGATATTCAATGAAAAGAAAGTCTATAAATGTAAAGATACTCACATGGTACGGTCAAGCGGAGAGGTTAGAATAGATGACTGGCTTAGCGATAATGGAATAGAACATAAATGTGAAGAAAAATTGCCATT from Candidatus Methanoperedens sp. carries:
- a CDS encoding AAA domain-containing protein — translated: MESLDIIDKYIELKNLQIKYTPFEIIELGVGKLVKEEENSVILDFTIDQYNIDNLKHSSERLIDIDGEKYEFEILSLDKNHIAIRVSGYSGIPNEAKLLIDMSFIFKKQKEVLEELKSDNFSILREQLFGNNKIKGGEGIELINKSEQLNKSQKEAISYAIGVKDLFLIWGPPGTGKTTLVPEITKNYCDLWQKNNTGLKILLCAWTNTAVDNAVKKLYKENYNVVRYRNGVIRYGKGTTLNKDEYKEVLYDYQEKECIDRIEKEYASKLIPLESTKRETLQKIKDFETDVITHENELSKLRNECSEQLKAMYNQMDFYIRNLKESLISLFQTEISQIKNQIVTLENALANFEVEYKNTVNFIEELSKTIRQYEIVINDSKNEINKLEQKKVECRDILKAAEDYLYFIKQNKWKYIAYRAGVYSSSFLITLEKYGLHKKDYDTVLLYKNDVEQKLKVLDLKQKESIISKRNKEELKIGAERLLDEKRTIRESSEIKLNQLNENVKSENNKLDSLSKNLILVEKMNSGDYPYVENYFELINDKATKDKLLQLQKNIKKIITKIEKLQKESSFDIKENEVKIKALRDIILNLNRELEPIEKNIKSLETEKAEKLDNITALVLKRYDVIATTIFETPKIFKLIEFDLTIMDEAGSVEVPSALIPMIQSKKVIFLGDHKQLPPVIREDKRYVGPFLDENPEMRQSIFELLYKKVGSNNNCAKMLKEQYRMQKNIADFVSMIFYDNELKTSDNIKTNFDLKDGLDKIIGKEPQMIWFLREYWNEKDGGSWKCKYEVNLIKNIVANFKRAYGDEIANEIAVITPFKGQHKLIKKELPEIECGTVHKYQGQEKGIIIFSPAESNKFGPLFTGNKGRTLLNVAVSRTQQKFIMIGSNKIKKIPHYGQLYAHIAKTGLIIEDIIKDYDPHCTCPICGKMLDNPSYEFCFGCGQIKKLQNKIFNEKKVYKCKDTHMVRSSGEVRIDDWLSDNGIEHKCEEKLPFSSVLYCDWYLPKYDAYIEFWGSVHSKDDGAHRKYKEKLYKENGLTLVSIEDADLINLNDSLNHKLKRFV
- the dinB gene encoding DNA polymerase IV; this encodes MSNDNPRIILHVDMDYFFAQCEERERPEIKGKPVVICVYSGRSQDSGAVSTSNYEARKFGVKAGMPIYRAKKLAPDAVFLPVNMELYRSISDEIMEILRGYCDVLEKESVDEAFCDITGKVSDFDEAKSRALRLKEEIKHKVGLTCSIGVAPNKLVAKIASDYQKPDGLTVVKPDEVLKFLVPLKVTDLVGVGKKTGERLNELGVKTIDELSKLSTDELVREFGQAKGVWLKQASQGIDDSTVEEREGTEQIGRITTLKEDTNDSNVIFGVIDELSKDVYRKLEARKLSFRSITFVAISTDFKTRTKTHMLEAPAKDSDAIKESARQLAKLFLAENPVTLRRVGVRVANLMEEKGQKTLGEF
- the mptA gene encoding GTP cyclohydrolase MptA, producing MELPVIHLPDIQANQPEIPITLTRVGVTDVKKLVEVARKNKRPIVLLSTFDIFVDLPSDRKGANLSRNFEAIDEVLEEMIASPVYEIEDLCGEVAKRLIGRHEYALNAEVRMKSEYVLKRETPQTKIKCQEVVNIFAEAKAIRGNNLSVRKLVGAEVLGITACPCAQEIMRDKAKKELVSLGVGNDVIKKFLNRVPMPTHNQRGRGVISIEVHDSNFVSLDKIIDIIENSMSSQMFELLKRSDEAAVVERAHKNPKFVEDCVRTMAQKIVTEFSELPDDSIIIIKQINEESIHRHNAFAERKSTLGELRQEINNIV
- a CDS encoding DUF6036 family nucleotidyltransferase, whose product is MEELSSKFGILAEISEKLPKNKKPVLVGGSAVEFYTRGTCKSIDIDLLADRDSLEKVLEKMGFSKIGRHWFYTKDIGIEIVGDSTEGRRVNEIMHEGKLIRILSIEDLIVDRLNACKHWKSQYDCEQAQVLVGVYSDKLDREYLKKRMKEEDLEMELIKI